A part of Desulfotomaculum nigrificans DSM 574 genomic DNA contains:
- a CDS encoding cell division protein SepF — protein MSHGFIDKLLNFIGFEEVEEEIAEKKPEKAPEIPSKEQNIRKSIPRPELAAVPSVRQTKIVSTQPRTFTDVQIVAEHLKGGQTVIVNLSEVHPEEAQRILDYASGVVFALNGSAKKVSSEIFLFVPSGVDIVGAGDLRAFNKVIEPAEERVNARWFKSETA, from the coding sequence TTGTCTCACGGTTTTATAGACAAACTTTTAAATTTTATTGGCTTTGAAGAAGTAGAAGAAGAGATAGCAGAAAAGAAACCGGAAAAAGCACCTGAAATTCCCAGCAAGGAACAAAACATCCGTAAATCCATACCCCGTCCTGAGTTGGCTGCTGTTCCTTCCGTGCGGCAAACCAAAATTGTATCCACCCAACCACGAACCTTTACCGATGTGCAAATCGTAGCTGAACACCTGAAAGGTGGACAAACTGTTATTGTTAATTTGTCGGAAGTTCATCCTGAAGAGGCCCAGCGTATTTTGGATTATGCCAGCGGGGTGGTATTTGCCCTTAACGGGTCTGCCAAAAAGGTTAGTTCTGAAATTTTCTTATTTGTTCCCAGCGGGGTTGATATTGTCGGTGCCGGTGATTTGCGCGCCTTTAATAAGGTGATTGAACCGGCGGAGGAAAGGGTTAATGCCCGTTGGTTTAAGTCCGAAACCGCATAA
- a CDS encoding glutaredoxin family protein, with protein MGDYHVTLFTSPWNKAECDQARQFLEEKGINFEEKSIQDPGAKGELAKKTGRTECPSIDVNGHLVVGFLPNKWNHLLSDEPLELT; from the coding sequence ATGGGTGACTATCATGTAACTCTTTTTACTTCGCCGTGGAATAAAGCCGAATGTGATCAGGCCAGGCAATTTCTAGAGGAAAAAGGTATAAATTTTGAGGAAAAAAGTATCCAAGATCCCGGAGCTAAGGGAGAACTGGCCAAAAAAACAGGCCGTACTGAATGTCCTTCCATTGATGTAAACGGTCACCTGGTGGTAGGCTTTCTACCTAACAAATGGAATCATTTGCTAAGCGATGAGCCTCTGGAACTCACCTAA
- the upp gene encoding uracil phosphoribosyltransferase, with protein MESVTILRHPLVDEQLQLIRNKESDIVTFRAAMTRLGHLLAVETLKDAPTGTGKVTTPLNVEVEVSVLKDDKILLVPILRAGLGLVDSFLNFLPKARVAHIGMSRDHETLEAKLYVNSLPKNMSDFEQVIVLDPMLATGNSCVKALEVLTEAGVDAGRLKVVCAFAVKEGINQINSKFPEVKLVTATVDPVLNNIGYISPGCGDAGDRLYLL; from the coding sequence ATGGAATCTGTTACCATCCTCCGTCACCCTTTGGTGGACGAACAGCTTCAATTAATCAGAAATAAAGAAAGTGATATTGTTACTTTTCGGGCCGCCATGACCCGGTTGGGCCATTTGTTAGCGGTGGAAACCTTAAAAGATGCACCTACCGGTACCGGAAAAGTAACCACCCCTCTAAATGTAGAAGTTGAGGTTTCGGTCTTAAAGGACGATAAAATTTTGTTAGTACCCATCTTGCGGGCGGGCTTAGGTTTGGTGGACAGCTTTTTAAACTTTTTGCCCAAAGCCAGGGTAGCCCATATTGGCATGTCCAGAGATCATGAAACTTTGGAAGCCAAGCTTTATGTTAACAGTCTGCCCAAAAACATGTCGGACTTTGAACAGGTGATTGTGCTTGATCCCATGCTGGCCACCGGTAATAGCTGTGTTAAAGCTCTGGAGGTCCTAACTGAAGCCGGAGTTGATGCCGGTCGGCTTAAAGTTGTTTGTGCCTTTGCGGTAAAAGAGGGCATAAATCAAATTAACAGTAAGTTTCCGGAAGTTAAATTGGTCACCGCCACGGTGGATCCGGTTCTTAACAATATTGGTTATATTTCCCCGGGTTGCGGAGATGCCGGGGACAGGTTATACTTGCTATAG
- the uraA gene encoding uracil permease — MIRREIQVEEKLPLLQTLPLSLQHLFAMFGATVLVPILFKVNPATVLLFNGIGTLLYILICKGRIPAYLGSSFAFISPVFAVLSKYDYSAALGGFIVVGAIFSAVGLIIGAVGTKWIDYVFPPAAMGAIVAVIGLELAPTAAQMAGLTAADPTKYAADPKIITVSLFTLGVTILGSIIFRGFLAIIPILIGVVSGYVLSLFMGLVDTAAIAQAKWLALPTIYTPTFDINAIMIIVPAALVVIAEHVGHLFVTSNIVNRDLAKNPGLHRSLLGNGISTMISGFFGSTPNTTYGENIGVMAITKVYSVWVMGGAAIFAIILSFVGKLAAAIQSIPTPVMGGVSLLLFGVIAASGIRMLVESKVDYSKASNLILTSVVLIIGVSGAQIQLGTVSLKGMGLATVVAIILSLFFRLLEKFGLTNETNQ; from the coding sequence ATGATAAGAAGAGAGATCCAAGTGGAGGAAAAACTACCCCTACTGCAAACCTTACCCCTTAGCTTACAGCACTTATTTGCTATGTTTGGAGCTACTGTGCTGGTACCAATCTTATTTAAGGTAAACCCCGCCACTGTTCTATTGTTTAACGGGATCGGTACTTTACTTTACATCCTGATTTGTAAAGGCCGCATACCGGCTTACCTGGGTTCTAGCTTTGCCTTTATCTCGCCGGTTTTTGCTGTATTGAGTAAATATGATTACAGTGCTGCCCTGGGTGGATTTATTGTGGTGGGTGCCATCTTCTCGGCAGTTGGTTTAATCATCGGCGCAGTTGGTACTAAATGGATTGATTATGTCTTCCCCCCGGCTGCCATGGGTGCCATTGTGGCGGTAATTGGTTTGGAGTTGGCTCCGACAGCCGCTCAAATGGCCGGTTTGACCGCTGCTGACCCGACCAAATATGCAGCTGATCCGAAAATTATCACTGTTTCCCTGTTTACCTTGGGTGTTACCATCTTAGGCTCAATCATCTTCCGTGGCTTTCTGGCTATCATCCCTATTTTAATTGGTGTAGTTTCCGGTTATGTCCTCTCGCTCTTCATGGGGCTGGTGGACACTGCTGCCATTGCCCAGGCTAAATGGTTAGCCCTGCCTACCATCTATACCCCAACCTTTGATATCAATGCCATTATGATTATTGTCCCGGCAGCATTAGTGGTAATTGCCGAACACGTGGGCCACTTGTTTGTGACCAGTAACATAGTCAACCGTGATTTAGCTAAAAACCCAGGTTTACACCGGTCTCTGCTGGGCAATGGTATATCTACTATGATCTCAGGTTTCTTTGGTTCCACTCCCAATACCACCTACGGAGAAAACATTGGCGTCATGGCCATTACCAAAGTTTACAGCGTATGGGTGATGGGGGGGGCAGCGATTTTTGCCATCATTCTCTCCTTTGTGGGTAAACTGGCCGCCGCCATTCAAAGTATTCCCACACCGGTGATGGGTGGTGTGTCGCTGCTGCTGTTCGGTGTCATTGCGGCTTCCGGTATCCGTATGTTGGTGGAGTCCAAGGTGGATTACAGTAAAGCATCCAATCTGATTCTCACCTCGGTGGTGCTGATCATCGGTGTTAGCGGCGCTCAAATTCAATTGGGTACGGTCAGTCTTAAAGGAATGGGTCTAGCCACCGTGGTGGCCATTATTCTAAGCCTGTTCTTCCGTTTACTGGAAAAGTTTGGTTTAACCAATGAGACTAACCAATAA
- a CDS encoding sulfite exporter TauE/SafE family protein codes for MLHLPIANADVNAWALLLIGFCVGVLGGFFGIGGAFIVTPTLNILGFPMAFAIGTDIAHIFGKSIVASYKHALLRHVDFKLGLIMGVLSMSGLSLGKQAVLYLEKIGQVGPTVRTVYIILLFSVGLFMIWEYNRYCQLPEKQKQEAERSISKLARWMQRVKIGPYISFPASNVKSVSIWIIVFLGIFAGFLSGFLGVGGGFVRVPVLIYFLGLPTVMAVGTDLFSILISNSWGAYIYAISGKVEIIGALVMVVGAAVGVQIGSAATVYVKGMKIRLYFAITLLLAGTAVLLKQLLLATLAGYLMMMAAVILSGSIIVMLIRAVNRDTCQRQQKNSLNSSK; via the coding sequence GTGTTACATCTGCCCATTGCCAACGCTGATGTTAATGCCTGGGCTTTATTATTAATTGGCTTTTGTGTAGGGGTTTTGGGAGGATTTTTCGGGATTGGCGGGGCCTTTATCGTTACTCCGACCCTAAATATTTTAGGCTTTCCCATGGCCTTTGCCATTGGTACTGATATTGCCCATATTTTTGGTAAATCTATTGTGGCCAGCTACAAGCACGCCTTGCTGCGACATGTGGACTTTAAGCTGGGTTTAATTATGGGTGTTCTCAGTATGTCTGGTCTTTCCTTAGGGAAGCAGGCGGTATTATACTTGGAAAAAATAGGCCAGGTAGGGCCCACAGTGCGGACAGTATACATCATCCTGCTTTTTTCAGTGGGCCTGTTTATGATTTGGGAATATAACCGCTATTGCCAACTGCCGGAAAAACAAAAACAGGAAGCCGAAAGGTCAATATCTAAGCTGGCTCGATGGATGCAGAGGGTAAAAATAGGCCCGTATATCTCCTTTCCTGCATCTAATGTTAAATCGGTGTCCATTTGGATTATTGTGTTTTTAGGTATATTTGCCGGCTTTTTATCAGGCTTTTTGGGGGTTGGCGGTGGCTTTGTCCGGGTACCGGTTTTAATTTACTTTTTGGGTCTACCTACGGTAATGGCCGTGGGTACCGATTTATTTTCCATTTTGATTTCTAATTCCTGGGGTGCTTATATTTATGCCATATCCGGCAAGGTAGAGATAATTGGCGCCCTGGTGATGGTGGTGGGAGCGGCTGTGGGGGTGCAGATCGGCTCAGCGGCCACGGTTTATGTTAAGGGTATGAAAATTCGTTTGTACTTTGCCATAACTCTACTTTTGGCGGGAACCGCGGTTTTATTAAAGCAGTTACTCCTGGCCACCCTGGCCGGCTATTTAATGATGATGGCGGCTGTTATCCTCAGTGGTAGTATAATTGTTATGTTAATAAGAGCAGTTAACAGGGACACCTGTCAACGGCAGCAAAAAAACTCCCTTAATTCCTCAAAATGA
- a CDS encoding acetyl-CoA hydrolase/transferase family protein: MNFLVWFKAGPLFEGSEKLSAMYKAKLVSPAQAVSIISSGDNIILPPGAGEPEVLVEALAERRTELKDVRIHQMLPLREATYLKQGMERHFRHISWLTSSVIKRGVKEGRAGVMPGYLYEYPELIKDLDVDVFMGTVSPMDEHGYFSFGTSVDYTIAAAGCAKKVILLVNPNMPRTMGYSFIHISQADLIVEDNSPLLEVPKPTLNKIDQTIGDYICQLVDDGSTIQLGLGSVANAAAQCLKEKKGLGVHTHFVTDTIMDLVECGAITNRRKNLHPGKIICSSAVGSQRLYKFMNNNPLFEMHSVSYTNDPMIIAKNDHMVAINSVEEIDLLGQCASEPIGPKLYSGTGEQVDFARGAMKSRGGKTIVVLHSTHKGRTKIVPALESGSVVSLSRNDVDYVVTEYGIAKLRGKTYRQRAEALIAIAHPDHRDGLAEAAKKAGLTR; encoded by the coding sequence GTGAATTTTTTGGTTTGGTTTAAAGCCGGTCCACTATTTGAGGGATCGGAAAAGTTATCAGCCATGTATAAAGCTAAACTTGTCTCTCCTGCCCAGGCGGTTTCCATAATTTCTTCCGGTGACAACATTATTTTACCGCCGGGTGCCGGCGAACCCGAGGTTTTGGTGGAAGCCCTGGCTGAACGCCGGACAGAGCTGAAGGATGTAAGAATACATCAGATGCTGCCTTTGCGCGAAGCTACTTATCTGAAACAGGGGATGGAGCGTCATTTTCGTCATATATCATGGTTGACCAGCAGTGTTATAAAAAGAGGCGTTAAGGAAGGTCGGGCCGGGGTTATGCCAGGATATCTCTATGAATATCCTGAACTCATCAAAGATCTTGACGTAGATGTATTTATGGGAACCGTATCCCCTATGGATGAACATGGTTACTTCAGCTTTGGCACATCCGTTGACTATACCATTGCAGCGGCCGGTTGTGCTAAAAAAGTTATTCTCCTGGTCAATCCCAATATGCCCAGGACCATGGGTTACAGTTTTATTCATATATCTCAAGCAGACCTAATTGTTGAGGACAATTCACCTTTATTGGAGGTACCCAAACCGACTCTCAATAAAATAGATCAAACCATTGGTGATTATATTTGTCAACTGGTTGATGATGGATCCACCATTCAATTGGGGTTAGGTTCGGTGGCCAATGCCGCTGCCCAATGCCTGAAAGAAAAGAAAGGCCTGGGTGTGCATACCCATTTTGTCACTGATACTATTATGGATCTGGTTGAATGCGGGGCCATAACCAACCGCAGAAAGAACCTGCATCCGGGTAAAATTATCTGCAGTTCCGCGGTGGGTTCCCAAAGATTATACAAATTTATGAATAATAACCCTTTGTTTGAAATGCATTCCGTGTCGTACACTAACGACCCTATGATCATTGCTAAAAATGATCATATGGTAGCGATAAATTCGGTGGAAGAAATTGATTTGTTGGGGCAGTGTGCCTCTGAACCAATTGGCCCCAAACTATATTCCGGCACCGGAGAGCAGGTTGATTTCGCCCGTGGGGCAATGAAGTCCCGGGGTGGCAAAACTATAGTGGTGCTTCATTCCACCCATAAAGGCAGAACTAAAATTGTTCCAGCATTAGAAAGTGGCTCGGTGGTCAGTCTTAGTAGAAATGACGTGGACTACGTGGTAACCGAATATGGTATTGCCAAATTGAGGGGCAAAACTTACCGCCAGCGGGCAGAAGCCCTGATTGCCATTGCCCATCCTGATCACCGGGATGGCTTAGCCGAAGCTGCTAAGAAGGCCGGTTTAACTCGATAA
- a CDS encoding TIGR02186 family protein: MKPFIILTLFIMLLAPDAVGAQELSCRLDRDEIHLGLDPHQETIKVYGQAPEQAPIIIKIEGPERPVLVSFNKDNSLIKFSEAEVRGLPGIYQVLTSTPVEEIKPTYWSLLGLNPEHNELRSSAWVRMRQDSDDAYSKWQNDYVTMAMRVKEEKGLYGVRQEVVHRQGKNYWANIPLVRGMPLGEIKVTALAVVNNRVVSSDTKLLKLKPSSILSTAQDLSISGILVISLFMVPIFLLTVAHILELLAQYKEERKRARLLRQISP; the protein is encoded by the coding sequence TTGAAACCTTTTATTATATTGACACTATTTATTATGTTGTTGGCACCGGATGCGGTTGGGGCCCAGGAATTGTCCTGCCGACTGGACAGAGATGAGATTCACCTGGGACTGGACCCCCACCAGGAAACGATTAAGGTTTATGGCCAGGCTCCGGAACAGGCCCCGATAATTATTAAGATAGAGGGACCGGAACGCCCGGTGCTGGTAAGCTTTAATAAAGATAATTCTTTAATTAAATTTTCTGAGGCCGAGGTCCGGGGTCTGCCCGGTATATATCAGGTATTAACATCTACTCCGGTGGAAGAAATAAAGCCAACCTACTGGAGTTTATTGGGACTTAACCCTGAACATAATGAGTTGCGCTCTTCAGCTTGGGTAAGAATGCGCCAGGATAGTGACGATGCTTACTCCAAATGGCAAAATGATTATGTCACCATGGCCATGCGGGTAAAAGAGGAAAAGGGTTTGTACGGCGTACGGCAGGAAGTTGTGCACCGGCAGGGTAAAAATTACTGGGCCAACATTCCACTGGTAAGGGGAATGCCCCTGGGCGAAATAAAGGTTACGGCCCTGGCAGTAGTAAATAACCGGGTAGTTTCTTCTGATACGAAGCTCCTTAAGCTAAAACCGTCTTCTATTTTATCCACCGCCCAGGACTTATCTATATCCGGTATACTGGTTATTTCCCTGTTTATGGTACCCATATTTTTATTGACGGTAGCCCATATCTTAGAATTACTGGCACAGTATAAGGAAGAGCGAAAGAGAGCCCGACTGTTAAGACAAATATCACCATAA
- a CDS encoding sulfite exporter TauE/SafE family protein, whose product MTGVMMFVSLGVLVGILLSVLGRPGALLITPLLMVVAGLPAEMAVPISLAHFAALMVPGTAGQWQSGNIDLKMLILLLVGVGPGVMLAGKISYSFPHWLAPVILFPYVILLLGAVIYKIRRFPVLPGPGNAYRLRVVKIIGTLPLKLHFATIGMAISAAVPVVLGIIFGFTGQIFGPLAALIISPVLVVCLDIPVMVAAGTAGVASVMGSLIIALMSGFAAIPLNLQILLWLFLGSSVTFLVISALLQINRLYPLPVAAMMVLVTSVTLWALLTGQPNLNLLIHRLPIHVGFFGGVWS is encoded by the coding sequence ATGACCGGAGTAATGATGTTTGTCAGCCTGGGGGTGTTGGTAGGTATACTGTTATCGGTTTTAGGCCGCCCGGGGGCCTTGCTAATTACACCATTATTGATGGTGGTGGCAGGACTGCCGGCGGAAATGGCTGTCCCCATTAGTTTAGCCCATTTTGCTGCATTAATGGTTCCTGGTACCGCCGGGCAGTGGCAGTCAGGTAATATTGATTTAAAGATGTTGATTTTACTGCTGGTGGGGGTAGGACCAGGAGTTATGCTGGCCGGTAAAATAAGTTATAGTTTCCCCCATTGGTTGGCACCGGTAATTCTATTCCCTTATGTAATTTTATTACTGGGTGCTGTTATTTATAAAATCCGCCGTTTCCCAGTGCTGCCCGGACCTGGTAATGCTTACCGGCTAAGGGTAGTAAAAATCATTGGTACTTTACCCCTAAAACTTCATTTCGCCACCATTGGCATGGCCATTTCCGCCGCCGTACCTGTTGTATTGGGGATAATCTTTGGTTTCACGGGGCAAATTTTTGGTCCGCTGGCTGCTTTAATAATTAGCCCTGTTTTGGTAGTTTGCTTGGATATACCGGTAATGGTGGCCGCCGGTACAGCAGGTGTGGCCAGTGTCATGGGTTCACTAATTATCGCTCTGATGAGCGGCTTTGCGGCCATACCTCTTAATTTACAAATATTACTATGGTTATTCCTTGGTTCCTCGGTTACCTTTTTGGTCATCTCTGCCCTGCTGCAGATAAATAGACTTTATCCCCTGCCAGTGGCCGCCATGATGGTATTGGTTACCTCGGTAACACTGTGGGCCTTACTAACCGGTCAACCTAATTTAAATTTACTTATCCACCGTTTGCCCATTCACGTGGGTTTCTTCGGGGGTGTGTGGAGTTGA
- a CDS encoding sigma-54-dependent transcriptional regulator: MSQKLVLVVDDEESVRQFLYDVLTDENYRVETAVNGEECLDKIKRLKPDVLVTDIRMPELDGITLLERIKEWQLNMPVILMTAFGTTDVAIQAMKLGAFDYIVKPFNLEHFLNLVRRAVVQSETEAAFQPDQQSESDGAINIIGNSPAMQKVYKDIGRVADSSATVLIQGESGTGKELVARAIHYNSSRRHKPFIKINCANLPDNLLESELFGYEKGAFTGATQAKQGKFELAHQGTIFFDEIGEISLSTQAKLLRAIQEREFDRVGGTQTIKVDVRILAATNRELSRSVKEGEFREDLFFRLNVVNLVLPPLRERKEDIPLLVAHFLAKYNKEFNRQVKGFSPDATKLLLNYDWPGNVRELANVCERAVIMAGGTVILPEDIEEILTPPKSVYADPGEQNLPLKQIVADVERQVILKVLQEHNWCRTTAARVLGISRRSLYAKIKELGLE; the protein is encoded by the coding sequence ATGAGCCAGAAACTGGTGTTGGTTGTTGATGACGAAGAAAGTGTGAGACAGTTCCTTTATGATGTCTTAACTGATGAAAACTACCGGGTGGAAACGGCGGTAAACGGTGAAGAGTGTCTGGATAAAATAAAACGGCTCAAACCGGACGTGCTGGTGACAGATATTCGGATGCCGGAATTGGACGGCATAACTTTGCTGGAACGAATTAAAGAATGGCAGCTGAACATGCCGGTCATCTTAATGACTGCCTTTGGTACCACCGATGTGGCTATCCAGGCTATGAAGTTGGGAGCCTTTGATTATATCGTCAAACCCTTTAATCTGGAGCATTTTTTAAACCTGGTGCGCCGGGCAGTGGTTCAGTCCGAGACAGAGGCTGCTTTTCAACCGGACCAGCAAAGTGAATCCGATGGTGCCATCAACATTATCGGTAATTCCCCGGCCATGCAGAAGGTTTACAAGGATATCGGCCGGGTGGCTGACAGCAGCGCCACGGTATTAATTCAGGGCGAAAGCGGTACTGGCAAGGAGTTGGTGGCCAGAGCAATCCACTATAATAGTTCCCGCCGCCATAAGCCCTTTATTAAGATTAACTGTGCCAACCTGCCGGATAATTTGTTAGAGAGTGAATTGTTTGGTTATGAAAAAGGAGCCTTTACCGGTGCCACCCAGGCCAAACAGGGAAAGTTTGAGCTGGCCCATCAAGGGACTATTTTCTTTGATGAAATTGGCGAAATCAGCCTGTCCACCCAGGCCAAATTATTACGGGCCATTCAAGAAAGGGAATTTGACCGGGTGGGGGGTACCCAAACCATAAAAGTGGATGTGCGAATTCTGGCTGCCACCAATCGGGAATTATCCCGGAGTGTAAAAGAAGGGGAATTTAGAGAAGACTTATTTTTCCGCTTAAATGTGGTCAATTTGGTGCTGCCACCCTTAAGGGAGCGCAAGGAAGACATTCCGTTGTTGGTAGCCCACTTCTTGGCCAAATATAATAAAGAGTTTAATCGCCAGGTTAAGGGGTTTTCGCCGGATGCCACCAAACTTTTACTAAACTATGACTGGCCGGGAAATGTAAGGGAGTTGGCCAATGTTTGTGAAAGAGCAGTTATCATGGCCGGCGGTACCGTCATTTTACCGGAGGATATTGAAGAGATATTGACCCCACCCAAATCTGTTTATGCCGACCCTGGTGAGCAAAATTTACCCCTCAAGCAAATTGTGGCTGATGTGGAGCGGCAAGTAATTTTAAAGGTGCTGCAGGAACACAACTGGTGCCGTACCACCGCGGCCAGGGTACTGGGTATTAGCAGAAGATCGTTATATGCTAAAATCAAGGAATTAGGATTGGAGTAG
- the atoS gene encoding two-component system sensor histidine kinase AtoS, which produces MLKKFKNQLMILIGILLVLPILIIGAMLYMINHTRPMVLDEQRANLTSAVVELSQAVPADISYLMRKQHIAKANRPEQIKALNRELAGAVMKVFQKNPGIELGYYSPEVKAILVQMGQDSHLPYMDFKDMFLDVAEETHWSEQAQWKDAFDKVTRSKQPLELILGAPGHQKLVIFHPLIYSQNVAAVIWAGERLGGINKEILQAESFAYTVIFFGFMIGLCSTFFLLKNYLDTVASIKNGLQKLQNDLTYVIPPSMGELGEVSKAINDLAARLVRAQNYNEIIMANIDAGIIAVDLTGRIVSVSNTARRIFQLPEDVIDRRLSEVFPPDSDIVQMLTKCLSGQETKDALIKSPDQERHLLASTSIMVDVDQKLVGAVLGCRDITLRMRLEEQVRRQERLASLGKLVAGVAHEIKNPLTSISGYIQYWQRSKAPTAKSLNTIYREVRRLDSIVNKLLFFAKPTNQVLTRVSLNQFVEEVLNFFTETQADGIKFTLKLQENLPDVYIDPGQIEQVLINIIFNAIQAMPGGGEIMVSTGHQAAENLFYIEVRDTGCGVPEQLLDKLFDPFFTTKAKGTGLGLTIAHEIMHAHGGRIEVKSREGAGTTVQILFPGGRKNEPETGVGC; this is translated from the coding sequence ATGCTGAAGAAATTTAAAAATCAACTGATGATTTTAATTGGCATTTTACTTGTATTGCCCATTTTAATCATTGGCGCCATGTTATATATGATCAATCATACCAGGCCGATGGTATTGGACGAACAAAGGGCCAATTTAACCTCTGCCGTGGTTGAACTGAGTCAAGCTGTCCCGGCGGATATTTCTTATCTAATGAGAAAACAACACATCGCTAAAGCCAACCGGCCGGAACAAATCAAGGCCCTCAACCGGGAATTAGCCGGAGCGGTAATGAAGGTTTTTCAGAAAAACCCCGGTATTGAATTGGGTTATTATTCTCCTGAAGTAAAAGCAATCTTAGTGCAAATGGGGCAGGACAGTCACCTGCCGTATATGGATTTCAAGGATATGTTTCTGGATGTGGCGGAAGAAACCCATTGGTCCGAGCAGGCCCAATGGAAAGATGCTTTTGATAAAGTTACCCGTAGTAAACAACCCCTGGAACTGATATTAGGTGCCCCGGGCCACCAAAAACTGGTCATATTCCATCCATTAATATATAGCCAGAATGTGGCGGCGGTAATCTGGGCCGGAGAAAGATTAGGGGGCATCAATAAAGAAATATTGCAGGCCGAAAGCTTTGCTTATACAGTGATTTTCTTTGGCTTTATGATTGGCCTTTGCAGTACCTTCTTTTTATTAAAAAACTACCTGGACACCGTGGCTAGTATTAAAAATGGCTTGCAAAAACTGCAAAATGACTTAACCTATGTTATACCTCCATCCATGGGAGAACTGGGCGAGGTGTCCAAGGCCATTAATGATCTAGCCGCCAGGTTGGTGCGGGCCCAAAACTATAATGAAATTATTATGGCTAATATTGACGCCGGGATTATCGCAGTTGACTTAACCGGTCGTATCGTTAGCGTGAGTAACACTGCCAGAAGGATTTTTCAACTGCCCGAGGATGTGATTGACCGCCGGTTAAGTGAAGTGTTCCCACCCGATTCAGACATTGTACAAATGCTAACTAAATGTTTATCGGGTCAGGAAACCAAGGATGCTCTGATCAAATCACCGGACCAAGAACGCCACCTGCTGGCCAGTACCTCCATCATGGTTGATGTTGACCAAAAGTTAGTAGGAGCTGTATTAGGCTGCCGGGATATTACACTTAGAATGCGTTTGGAAGAGCAGGTGAGGAGGCAAGAGCGGTTGGCTTCTTTAGGTAAGTTAGTGGCCGGCGTGGCCCATGAGATAAAGAACCCGCTCACTTCCATCAGCGGTTACATTCAGTATTGGCAGAGGAGTAAAGCACCCACCGCCAAGTCGTTAAACACCATCTATAGAGAAGTAAGAAGGCTGGATTCTATTGTTAATAAGCTGTTATTCTTTGCTAAACCCACAAATCAGGTTTTAACCAGGGTTAGCCTGAACCAATTTGTAGAAGAGGTACTAAATTTCTTTACCGAAACACAGGCGGACGGTATAAAGTTTACCTTAAAGCTGCAGGAGAACTTGCCGGATGTTTATATCGACCCGGGTCAAATAGAGCAGGTGTTGATAAATATTATCTTTAATGCCATTCAAGCCATGCCCGGGGGCGGGGAAATTATGGTCAGTACCGGGCACCAAGCGGCGGAAAATTTATTTTACATTGAGGTCCGGGATACCGGGTGCGGGGTACCGGAGCAGTTGCTGGATAAACTATTTGATCCCTTCTTTACTACCAAAGCCAAAGGAACCGGGTTGGGGCTTACTATCGCCCACGAAATCATGCATGCCCACGGCGGCAGGATTGAGGTAAAAAGCAGAGAAGGTGCAGGCACTACAGTGCAAATTCTTTTTCCGGGGGGAAGAAAGAATGAGCCAGAAACTGGTGTTGGTTGTTGA
- a CDS encoding Fur family transcriptional regulator, which produces MQEAYFIDQLQAKGLKVTPQRQEILRVFLESKKSHLSAEDIHTKIIQKFPSMSLDTVYRNLSVMREIGILTELNFGDRKNLFEINTSGHHHHLICIKCGCSQEIDFCPLDFLDQRQIKNFKVQKHSFEIFGLCNNCHE; this is translated from the coding sequence TTGCAAGAGGCCTATTTCATTGACCAGCTGCAGGCCAAAGGTTTAAAGGTTACACCGCAGCGGCAAGAAATACTGCGGGTTTTTCTGGAAAGTAAAAAGAGTCACCTCAGTGCAGAGGATATACATACAAAGATTATCCAAAAGTTTCCCAGTATGAGCTTAGATACTGTGTACCGGAACTTAAGTGTTATGCGGGAGATCGGAATTTTAACGGAGCTGAACTTTGGTGATAGGAAAAACCTGTTTGAAATTAATACTTCCGGTCACCATCATCACTTAATTTGCATAAAATGCGGGTGTTCCCAGGAAATAGATTTTTGTCCCCTGGATTTTTTGGATCAGCGCCAAATTAAAAATTTTAAGGTACAAAAACATAGTTTTGAGATTTTCGGACTGTGCAACAACTGCCATGAATAG